One genomic region from Anopheles bellator chromosome 2, idAnoBellAS_SP24_06.2, whole genome shotgun sequence encodes:
- the LOC131211452 gene encoding octopamine receptor beta-2R — MMNPSNDDSSKYMVSSSSSAAAVLLASSLGLPDRAPSPVALPGYFNFSRAEIRDGAALASASTSAAAADSGAADTAETLSIFDAAGGNIMLQGFSSAAPLGTSITGIADPSDGGAPAEWIDVVLLVLKASIMMFIIVAAIFGNLLVIISVKRHRKLRVITNYFVVSLAMADIMVAMMAMTFNFSVQITGSWKFGSFMCDVWNSLDVYFSTASILHLCCISVDRYYAIVKPLKYPISMTKRVVAIMLLNTWISPALLSFVPIFAGWYTTDKHKEDVLNNPDSCLFIVNKPYAVISSSISFFIPCTIMVFTYFQIFREANRQEKQLALRQGTAMLMHQHNVGGGGGGGGGGGTNGEALSGSGSSKTLTLHEVDAEQTPTKDRHLIKMKREHKAARTLGIIMGTFILCWLPFFLWYIITSLCDECPNPDIVVVLVFWVGYFNSTLNPLIYAYFNRDFREAFRNTLHCMFCAWWRRETSPLDINVRRASLRYDCRAKSVYSESYLRPSSQTDRFHSEVGESL; from the exons ATGATGAATCCTTCCAATGATGACTCGTCGAAGTACATGGTTTCATCCTCGTCCTCCGCGGCGGCCGTCCTGCTGGCGTCCTCGCTCGGGCTGCCCGACCGTGCGCCCTCCCCGGTCGCCCTTCCCGGCTACTTCAACTTCAGCCGGGCCGAGATCCGCGACGGTGCCGCACTGGCGTCGGCAtcgacgtcggcggcggcggcggactcCGGTGCCGCGGACACTGCCGAAACCCTCTCCATCTTCGACGCGGCCGGCGGCAACATAATGCTGCAGGGTTTCTCTTCGGCCGCACCCCTCGGCACCTCCATCACCGGCATCGCCGACCCATCGGATGGGGGCGCACCGGCCGAATGGATCGACGTGGTGCTGCTCGTCCTCAAGGCCTCGATTATGATGTTCATCATCGTGGCCGCCATCTTCGGCAACCTGCTCGTCATCATCTCCGTCAAGCGGCATAGGAAATTAAG GGTCATTACCAACTACTTTGTCGTTTCGCTCGCGATGGCCGACATcatggtggcgatgatggccaTGACATTCAACTTCAGTGTACAAATCACGGGAAG CTGGAAGTTCGGGTCGTTCATGTGCGACGTGTGGAACAGCCTGGATGTCTACTTCTCCACCGCTAGCATACTGCACCTCTGCTGTATTTCCGTGGATAG ATATTACGCCATAGTGAAGCCACTTAAATATCCGATAAGCATGACGAAGCGAGTCGTAGCGATAATGTTATTAAATACCTGGATATCACCAGCACTGTTGTCGTTCGTACCAATTTTCGCCG GTTGGTACACCACGGACAAGCACAAGGAGGACGTGCTGAACAACCCGGACAGCTGCCTGTTCATCGTCAACAAGCCGTACGCGGTCATCTCCAGCTCCATCTCGTTCTTCATCCCCTGCACGATCATGGTGTTCACGTACTTCCAGATATTCCGCGAGGCCAACCGCCAGGAGAAGCAGCTGGCCCTCCGGCAGGGCACGGCCATGCTGATGCACCAGCAcaacgtcggtggcggcggcggcggaggtgggGGCGGCGGCACCAACGGGGAGGCCCTCAGTGGCAGTGGCTCCTCGAAGACGCTCACCCTGCACGAGGTGGACGCGGAGCAGACGCCCACCAAGGACCGGCACCTGATCAAGATGAAGCGCGAGCACAAGGCGGCCCGGACCCTCGGCATCATCATGGGCACGTTCATCCTCTGCTGGCTTCCGTTCTTCCTGTG GTACATCATCACCTCGCTGTGCGACGAGTGCCCGAACCCGGACATCGTGGTCGTGCTGGTCTTCTGGGTCGGCTACTTCAACTCGACCCTCAACCCGCTCATCTACGCCTACTTCAACCGCGACTTCCGGGAAGCGTTCCGGAACACGCTCCACTGCATGTTCTGCGCCTGGTGGCGCCGCGAAACGTCACCGCTCGACATCAACGTGCGGCGGGCGAGCCTCCGGTACGACTGCCGGGCGAAGAGCGTCTACTCCGAGAGCTACCTGCGGCCATCCTCGCAGACTGACCGCTTCCACAGTGAGGTCGGCGAAAGCCTGTAA